In one Planctomycetota bacterium genomic region, the following are encoded:
- a CDS encoding NADH-quinone oxidoreductase subunit M: MNLLLVTTFLPLLGVLAIWLTAEAGRANARRIALITSLVTLAFAAAVILPEERPLIDVPWFSASNIVDIRFALGLDGLSLWMFGLSALLSVTAILVSWEAIEDRAPAFYALLLLLETGMLGVFAARDVILFYIFFEFTLIPLFFLIGIWGSEDRRYAAVKFFLFTLAGSLLTFLGLLSIVLWDYAHSGSGVMSFYLPGLTQNLAKHPIDPALQCWIFGALFAGFAIKVPLFPLHTWLPLAHVQAPTAGSVILAGILLKIGTYGFLRFNLPLLPEATVAWMPWVLWLSAAGIIYGALVALAQTDIKRLIAYSSVSHLGYCMLGIFALNALSVQGGVLQMINHGLSTGGLFAVVGMTYERYHTRQIAELSGLARRTPILAFFMLLFTFSSIGLPGLNGFAGEFLILAGMFQRGYADAPAIWQCQWTLIAVLAVFGVILGAWYMLWLVQRVFFGPLKEPAHHGDGHHAAHAHEAHSHDDHGHHHEAPLPPGPRDLGLREVLALAPLVALMFWIGLAPQHFLTPMAADLHKTSAPAQAALFKQYGPSVAAAEVRPARDVPAAGAARLAAQAPRGEE; encoded by the coding sequence ATGAACCTGTTGCTTGTCACGACGTTTTTGCCGCTGCTGGGCGTGCTGGCCATTTGGCTCACGGCCGAAGCCGGCCGCGCCAACGCCCGACGGATCGCGCTGATCACGTCGCTGGTCACGTTGGCTTTTGCCGCGGCCGTGATCTTGCCCGAGGAGCGCCCGTTGATCGACGTGCCCTGGTTCAGCGCTTCCAATATCGTTGACATCCGCTTCGCCCTGGGACTCGACGGGCTTAGCTTGTGGATGTTCGGCTTGTCGGCGCTGTTGAGCGTGACAGCCATCCTGGTCAGTTGGGAAGCCATCGAAGATCGCGCCCCGGCGTTCTACGCCCTGCTGTTGTTGCTCGAGACGGGCATGCTCGGCGTGTTTGCCGCGCGCGACGTGATCTTGTTCTATATCTTCTTCGAGTTCACGCTGATTCCGCTCTTCTTCCTGATCGGGATTTGGGGAAGCGAAGATCGCCGCTACGCCGCGGTGAAGTTTTTTCTGTTCACCCTGGCCGGCAGCTTGCTGACGTTCCTCGGACTGCTGAGCATTGTCCTGTGGGATTACGCGCATAGCGGCTCGGGCGTGATGTCGTTCTATCTACCTGGGCTGACCCAGAACTTGGCCAAGCATCCGATCGACCCGGCGCTGCAATGCTGGATCTTCGGGGCGCTGTTCGCCGGCTTTGCCATCAAGGTGCCATTGTTCCCGCTGCACACCTGGTTGCCCTTGGCCCACGTGCAAGCTCCCACGGCGGGGAGCGTGATTCTGGCCGGCATTTTGCTGAAGATCGGCACCTACGGCTTCCTGCGGTTCAACCTGCCGCTATTGCCCGAGGCAACCGTGGCCTGGATGCCGTGGGTGCTGTGGCTATCGGCGGCTGGCATCATTTATGGCGCGCTCGTCGCGCTGGCCCAGACGGACATCAAACGGCTGATCGCCTATAGCAGCGTCAGCCACCTGGGCTATTGCATGCTGGGCATCTTCGCCCTCAACGCCCTGAGCGTGCAGGGGGGCGTGCTGCAAATGATTAACCACGGCTTGTCAACCGGCGGCTTGTTCGCCGTGGTCGGTATGACCTACGAACGGTATCACACACGGCAAATCGCCGAGCTAAGTGGGTTGGCGCGGCGGACGCCGATTCTGGCTTTCTTCATGTTGCTGTTCACGTTCTCGAGCATCGGTCTGCCGGGCCTGAACGGCTTTGCCGGCGAGTTCCTGATCCTGGCCGGCATGTTCCAGCGCGGCTACGCCGACGCACCGGCCATCTGGCAGTGCCAGTGGACGCTGATCGCCGTGTTGGCGGTGTTTGGCGTGATCCTAGGGGCCTGGTACATGCTCTGGCTGGTGCAACGCGTCTTCTTTGGCCCGCTGAAAGAGCCGGCCCATCATGGCGACGGTCACCACGCGGCCCACGCGCACGAAGCGCATAGCCACGATGATCACGGTCACCATCACGAAGCCCCGCTGCCCCCGGGTCCGCGCGACTTGGGGCTGCGCGAGGTGCTGGCCCTGGCGCCGTTGGTGGCATTGATGTTCTGGATCGGTCTGGCGCCGCAGCACTTCCTGACGCCGATGGCCGCCGACTTGCACAAGACCAGCGCGCCGGCCCAAGCGGCGCTCTTCAAGCAATATGGCCCCAGCGTCGCCGCCGCCGAAGTTCGCCCGGCGCGCGACGTGCCCGCTGCCGGTGCCGCGCGCCTGGCCGCTCAAGCGCCCCGAGGCGAGGAGTAA